The nucleotide sequence CCTGTTGCGCCACGACCGGCCTGTCCCAAGCGGCGATGAAAACCATCGCGACAAAAACGGACAGCCCCAATCGTCGGACCAGTGTCACCATCCAGGGACGAAGTACGGCAAATTCCAATGGCATTCCGGTCACTCCTTTGAACCGTCTACTCGGCATGGACATGTCCAAGGGCATCCAATCGCCCTTCGATATTCCGCGTTGATTCGCCACACACATCGCCGGCACAGTGGTCGGTTGGATCGAATCCACTTCGGAACGAACGACCCAGATTTTCTCGGCAATCGCCGGAAACAACCAACTTGTCATGCCGTCCAGCGAAGGCGGGCACATCGGAACCCTAGAAAAATTGCGGTTTCGGCTCAAGACGAATCGTCGCCGATCCGACACGCCCCCAACCGACGGGCCGCATCGATGATCTGTCGAATGAAAAAGCGTCCCGCATGACGCTGGCGGCGCAGGTGAATCCAAATCGCGACTGGGGTTTCGACGTTTTTCGGGTTTTTGTTAAAGCCGGTCATGGCAACGGCCGACACCCGGTCGTTTTCAAGCCTGAACCGACCAAAAGTCTTCCGAAATGCCCGTGATGGTTGCCGTCATGTCAGTTCGATCTATCACTCGATCATTCACCCACTGCCGCACCGTGACTCCGGTGCAATGCCTGGTGTGCCTGGTCGCCGCATTTGCTTTGCCAAGCTTCATCGCGGGTTGTCGGCAAACCACGACCACGACGACTGGTGCCTTGCAACCGCTGACCACACCCAACGGCAGCATTCCAGCACCCAGCCTGGTGCCGTTCACCGGACAGGGAACACGCGTCAGCCCTCCGGCGACCGGTTCGGCGGGCGGTGTTCCCAACAATTACATGGGCGGGGCCCCCACGATGGGATCCACCTATGGCACCACTCCGTCGGGCTTTGCCGCCACCGGCGGACAACCGATCGGGTCAGGCGTTGCGACGCCACCGGCCGCGGGCGGTGCCAACAGCGTCGCCAGTGCCGCCGTTGATTTGACACCACCGGTGCTTGGCGCTGGCGCGATGCCGGCGATCGATCTGACCCACGCTCCACCGCCACCCGGCTATCGCCCCAGCACGGTGAACACGGCGTCGGGCGTCGTCCCCGTGTCGCACCAAAGTCCCACCGGTTACGCACCGATCGGATCCGACGCGATGCCCGCGATGACATTGCAACCCATGGCCGCGCAGCCACAACTGAATCCGATCGGCACGGCAGCCGCCGCCCCCATGAACAACGCCGCGCCGATGAATCAGCCGGCGTCTGGTAACTGGAACGGCGCGCCGGCGTCTGGACCATCGGCGATGCCGCCATCGACCGCCCCCAGTGCCGGTGGTCTGCAGTGGCGAAGCCCCGCCGCCGGATACTGATCCGCGCCGCCGTCTTTCAAAGCCGGTCGCGGCACGACCGCTTGACTCGATCACAGCCTTCGATCGATACCGCACCGCCAGACTTATGCGGCGCTGCAGCAATTTGCCACAGCACCGGGGCGCAGCGATTTTCCCACAAAAGCGTTAGGGTGAACGATTGTCGGCCGGGATTGCCCGGACACCCGCACAGCCGTGAATCCTGATCCGATATGTCCGAATCCGATCGCAGCAATTCCGATTCGTCCGCCCCCTGGTATGCCGATGGCCTGCGATTCACTTGCACGCAGTGCGGGTACTGTTGCAGCGGTGATCCCGGGTTCGTCTTCGTCAATCATGACGAAATCCGTGACATGGCCGGCGAGATGGATTTGGATGTCGACGCCTTTGAGGAACGATTCGTTCGCCGTGTCGGCCGGCGTCGCAGCCTGAAAGAATACGCCGACGGCGATTGCATTCTGTTGGATCCCAAAACGCGTCGCTGCATGGTTTACCACAGCCGTCCGATTCAGTGCCGGACCTGGCCGTTCTGGTCCAGCAATTTGGTTTCGCCCGACGACTGGCGGGAAACCTGTGCCGAATGCCCCGGGGCGGGGACCGGTCAGCTGTACACGCTGGAGCAGATCGAAGCGGCCAAAAACGCCAAACGCGTCTGAGCCGAACGGTTCCCCATCGCCGATGGAACTGTTTCGCACGATTGTTTCAAGATTTCCGATTATTCCGGTCGATAGACTGGTTCGTAAGCATCCTGCCGGCGCAAGTCCGACCGGGGGCGATCTTGACGCTCGGAAACGAGCCGCCTAGACTGCGAACCTTGTTAAGTTATTCGCAGTCAAGGGTTTACAACGATCGCGGCCCATCGGAAGGGCACGGCGGGAGGAGTCCAGCGTGACCAAAAAAGACATCGTGCGAACGATCTCCGAAGAGGTTGGGCTGACTCAACAACAGACCAAGGAAATCGTCCAGAAAACGTTCGATGCGATCGTCGACTGTCTGGTTCGGGACCAACGGATTGAATTGCGGAACTTCGGCGTGTTCGAAGTCAAACCGCGGGCGGCCCGCAAGGCTCGCAATCCCAGGACCGGCCAACAGGTTGACGTTCCCAGCAAACACGTGGTGACCTTCAAGCCCGGCAAATTCATGGAAGCACGCGTCCGAGAATTGGACCAGTGTGCCGCCCAGAAAGCCGCCGAAGCCACCGCCGGTGACGACAACCGCCCCGAAACAAACGTCCACCCCGATGCGGCACCGAACGCATCGGCGAGGCGACCGACCGGTCGCTGGGATGACCTTTCCGATCCACAGTAAGCCCTAACGTTCATGGAGGAACGTCGATGCGACGCCTTTTTCAGCTGGCCCTGTTGACCGCCTGTCTGTCGACGACCGTCGGATGCTTTGTGCCGATTTACTCCGCCCGTCCCGAACGCCGCGTCCAGCAATTGCTGTACACGTCGGAAGACCTGCGTTCGATGATGGAAGAATGGGAACGTTTCTGGTTCCTGGATTCGCCCAGCCACCTGACGCCGATCCGTACCCACGGCGGCATCATTTGATACCGGTCAAATCAACACGATGATTCCGTCAGCGGCGGTCATCGCGTCTTGGCCCGTTGCATTAGCGTGACGGACGGCTGCTGACCAAGTTGCCGCCGTGGCCGGCCAGTTGTGCAATGCCGTGTTGCAGCACCGCGTCTTCATCGTCGCCGATGATGTGTCCCTGGTCGTCCGGACGTCCGGTGATGTGCCGGTCGCTGACTTCGGCGTGCGGTCGGACGCCGTTTTGGCTGATCGCACGGCCGCTGGGTGAATAAAACTTGGCGGTCGTCAAACAAAGTCCAAACTTCGCCGAACGCATCCGGAACACACCCTGGACGCTGCCTTTGCCATAACTGGTCGATCCGACCACCACGGCACGACCCCGGTCGGACATGGCACCGGCGAAAATCTCACTGGCACTGGCACTGTTGCCGTCGATCAGGACGACCAACGGAAAATTCCAAGTGCCGCTGCGGTGCGCCCGGTAATCGAAATTCTCTTTCGCATTGCGACCACGTGTGGTCACGATTGCACCGTCGCTCAAGAACCGGTCGGCGACTTCCACGGCCGCGGTCAACAATCCGCCCGGGTTGCCTCGCAAATCCATAATCAACGAACGCATGCCTTGGCCCTGCAGCGTGATCACCGCTTGTTCGACTTCGCGTCGGGTCGTCTTTTGAAAATTGGTCAGCCGGAAATAGCCGACTCGGTTGGTCACGTCGACCAAGTGCACGTTTTCCACGCAAGGCACATCCACACGGCGGCGGGTGATTTGCAGATCACGCCGTCGGCCCGCGGTGTCGGCCACGCTGATCGATACGACGGAGTTTTCAGGCCCACGCAGCAGGTCAGCGGCGAAATCGGGATCGACCACATTCGTTTCCGCATCGGCGACGCGAACGATCCGTTCCCCGGCCAACACGCCGGCTTCATCGGCCGGTCCCCCCGGAATGACCGAGACGATTTGCAAGTGATCATCGGCCGGTTTCAATTCAACGCCCAGGCCGACAAAGTTGCCTTCGATGTTGGAAAACATTTCGTCCAACTGTGATCCCGACAACAATCGTGTGTAGGGATCCAACGTCGAAATGGCACCCGACAGAAACTCCAGCGACGTTGCCGTTCCCGACAATCCGATCCGTTCATGCGCCAAGTTGGCAACAAACGATACGGCGGCACGCAAATCGAAACGTGTTTGGGTGCTACGGCCGCGAAGTTCACGATGCACATTCAAACGGAACTGTTCGATGGCATCACGATCGACGCCCGGAAGATTGCTGTTGATGAATCGTTCTTCATCCAACGCCACCTCCAGCGCCGCGGTGCCGTGCAGCAACACGCGTGACCAGTCCACCGTTTCGACGTAGTGAGTTTGCAGATTCGCCAGCGTTTCGGAATACAGATCCAACGCTTGGGTCGTGCTAAGGTCGCGAACACTGGCCAGGAAACTGTGGTCGGTGTATCGACGGTGAACGTCGTAACGCAGACGGCTGATCAGCAATCGCTGATACACCACGCGACTGTCGGGGAACCGACGCAGGGCGGATTCATAATGCTGAACCGCATCGGCCCACATGCGTTGCCGTTCCAGTTCATAGCCCTTGGTCAGGACTTGCTGTTCATCGTCCGCTGAATCTGCGGAGGCAACCGCCGCGGGATCGTCCGCAACCACGGTGGCAATCGGTCCGCCGAGTGTCGCCAAAGCCACGAATCCCGTGGCGGCCAACACCAACAGCCGGCCGTGTTGCCAGCGAGTCAAAAAGCGTTCGATACCCGAATTTGATTCCATACCAGTCAACATCCGATCGCGAGCGTCGTTCGGGAGGGAAATGGAGACGACGCCGCAAACGAACCGTTGGCGGAATGCTGTCGTCGGGCCACGTCCGGACGCTCACAGAACGAGGCCAAGGAAACGTAGGTCACAAAACATGCCCGGTCAAAAAACCGTCGCGATAAAAATTCAGCGAATTCGTTGTGACCGGCATCAACGTCCCCGCGGTGGTCGCTTGGTAACGGTTGATGGGGTCGATCCGATGGGGCAAAGCCACGCGATGGTGCTTTGCGATAACCCTAGGGATCGCTGATTAGGCCCGGTCGAGCCGGGGACTCTCGCGTGCGCTTCCTGGCGCAGAATGAGTCGACCGCGTTTCAAGTTTCCGCGGTCAATCTCTCGCATCCGAAATCCACGATAGACGTTGTCCGCATCGCGGGCAACGATCGGGCAACACCCGGGCCGGGATGCTAGGCTGCGTGAAACTTGCCGACCAACCGACGACGGCTTTGCGTGTCGATATGAAACATTCCTGCCAACGGAACGCCCAAATTTTTGACCGCCGCCGACTGCTGTCCACGGCCATCGCCGCCGGCGGTCTGTTGTCGCTTCCTGGGTGCGTGTCGACCGCCGCCCGAGGTGAACCCGATTTGGTCTGGGGGCGACGGGGCTGGTCGGAGGGTCGATTCGTCAAGCCACGTACCATTGCAATCGACTCGGCTGACCGACTGTACATCTGCGACACGACCGG is from Crateriforma conspicua and encodes:
- a CDS encoding HU family DNA-binding protein, which codes for MTKKDIVRTISEEVGLTQQQTKEIVQKTFDAIVDCLVRDQRIELRNFGVFEVKPRAARKARNPRTGQQVDVPSKHVVTFKPGKFMEARVRELDQCAAQKAAEATAGDDNRPETNVHPDAAPNASARRPTGRWDDLSDPQ
- a CDS encoding YkgJ family cysteine cluster protein gives rise to the protein MSESDRSNSDSSAPWYADGLRFTCTQCGYCCSGDPGFVFVNHDEIRDMAGEMDLDVDAFEERFVRRVGRRRSLKEYADGDCILLDPKTRRCMVYHSRPIQCRTWPFWSSNLVSPDDWRETCAECPGAGTGQLYTLEQIEAAKNAKRV
- a CDS encoding S41 family peptidase, with translation MESNSGIERFLTRWQHGRLLVLAATGFVALATLGGPIATVVADDPAAVASADSADDEQQVLTKGYELERQRMWADAVQHYESALRRFPDSRVVYQRLLISRLRYDVHRRYTDHSFLASVRDLSTTQALDLYSETLANLQTHYVETVDWSRVLLHGTAALEVALDEERFINSNLPGVDRDAIEQFRLNVHRELRGRSTQTRFDLRAAVSFVANLAHERIGLSGTATSLEFLSGAISTLDPYTRLLSGSQLDEMFSNIEGNFVGLGVELKPADDHLQIVSVIPGGPADEAGVLAGERIVRVADAETNVVDPDFAADLLRGPENSVVSISVADTAGRRRDLQITRRRVDVPCVENVHLVDVTNRVGYFRLTNFQKTTRREVEQAVITLQGQGMRSLIMDLRGNPGGLLTAAVEVADRFLSDGAIVTTRGRNAKENFDYRAHRSGTWNFPLVVLIDGNSASASEIFAGAMSDRGRAVVVGSTSYGKGSVQGVFRMRSAKFGLCLTTAKFYSPSGRAISQNGVRPHAEVSDRHITGRPDDQGHIIGDDEDAVLQHGIAQLAGHGGNLVSSRPSR